One Nocardioides aromaticivorans genomic window carries:
- a CDS encoding acyl-CoA desaturase yields MTAIDDRPEPTVRATMSGDHQSWAERFALALFIAVPFIAFVAAIPVAWGGWLGWSDIVITFVMYALTLHGVTVGYHRLFTHKSFKPNRAVKITFAILGSMAVEGPVIRWVADHRKHHKYSDKDGDPHSPWRYGNSLRGLTKGFVWAHVGWLFDPEQTPIEKYAPDLAKDRDLVRISRTFWVWVLTSIFLPPVLGALLTWSWQGALTAFFWGTVVRIGLIHHVTWSINSICHTLGERPFASRDFSGNVWWLAIPSGGESWHNLHHADPTSARHGVKRFQLDTSARVIWVLEKLGWVRDVRWPTPERIRAKSVSPAA; encoded by the coding sequence ATGACTGCGATCGACGACCGTCCCGAGCCGACAGTGCGCGCCACGATGAGCGGCGACCACCAGTCGTGGGCCGAACGGTTCGCGCTCGCGCTCTTCATCGCGGTGCCCTTCATCGCCTTCGTCGCGGCCATCCCGGTGGCGTGGGGCGGCTGGCTCGGCTGGAGCGACATCGTCATCACCTTCGTGATGTACGCGCTGACCCTGCACGGCGTCACCGTCGGCTACCACCGGCTCTTCACCCACAAGTCCTTCAAGCCCAACCGGGCCGTCAAGATCACCTTCGCGATCCTCGGCTCGATGGCGGTCGAGGGCCCGGTGATCCGCTGGGTCGCCGACCACCGCAAGCACCACAAGTACTCCGACAAGGACGGCGACCCGCACTCGCCGTGGCGTTACGGCAACAGCCTGCGCGGGCTCACCAAGGGCTTCGTCTGGGCCCACGTCGGCTGGCTGTTCGACCCCGAGCAGACCCCGATCGAGAAGTACGCCCCCGACCTCGCCAAGGACCGCGACCTGGTCCGGATCTCGCGCACCTTCTGGGTGTGGGTGCTGACCTCGATCTTCCTGCCGCCCGTGCTCGGTGCGCTGCTGACCTGGTCGTGGCAGGGCGCGCTCACCGCGTTCTTCTGGGGCACGGTCGTGCGCATCGGCCTGATCCACCACGTCACGTGGTCGATCAACTCCATCTGCCACACGCTGGGGGAGCGGCCCTTCGCCTCGCGTGACTTCTCCGGCAACGTGTGGTGGCTGGCCATCCCGTCCGGCGGCGAGTCGTGGCACAACCTGCACCACGCCGACCCGACCTCGGCCCGCCACGGCGTCAAGCGCTTCCAGCTCGACACCTCCGCCCGGGTGATCTGGGTGCTGGAGAAGCTCGGCTGGGTCCGCGACGTCCGCTGGCCCACGCCCGAGCGGATCCGCGCGAAGTCGGTCAGCCCCGCCGCCTGA
- a CDS encoding tripartite tricarboxylate transporter TctB family protein, producing MTTTTEAPAGTPPATLVDRAQYGLAGFLVVVGGYVLYDAWSLEPAFADQPVQPYAIPYVVGAGLVVLGILLGIATARGDRPEAEEGEDIDLTQGTDVRTVALLAGVLVVNIALIDLLGWAITGALLFAGSAFALGSRTWVRDLAVGAALSVGTWYGFYVGLGIPIPAGILDGVL from the coding sequence ATGACCACCACCACCGAAGCACCGGCGGGCACCCCGCCGGCCACCCTCGTCGACCGGGCGCAGTACGGCCTCGCCGGCTTCCTCGTCGTCGTCGGCGGCTACGTCCTGTACGACGCCTGGAGCCTCGAGCCGGCGTTCGCCGACCAGCCGGTCCAGCCCTACGCCATCCCGTACGTCGTCGGCGCGGGCCTGGTCGTCCTCGGCATCCTGCTCGGGATCGCCACCGCGCGCGGCGACCGGCCGGAGGCCGAGGAGGGTGAGGACATCGACCTCACCCAGGGCACCGACGTCCGCACCGTCGCGCTGCTCGCCGGCGTGCTCGTCGTCAACATCGCGCTGATCGACCTCCTCGGGTGGGCGATCACCGGCGCCCTGCTCTTCGCCGGGTCGGCGTTCGCCCTCGGCAGCCGCACCTGGGTGCGTGACCTCGCCGTGGGCGCCGCCCTCTCGGTCGGCACCTGGTACGGCTTCTACGTCGGCCTCGGCATCCCGATCCCCGCCGGCATCCTGGACGGAGTCCTCTGA
- a CDS encoding Bug family tripartite tricarboxylate transporter substrate binding protein yields the protein MHPSRARRPFAGRTLVALIAALALLALASGCGVTRGSDDPNNRRLRMMIPNSVGGGYDLTGRAAARAMQDNDLTGRFKITNVQGASGTVAMQRLLNEEGADDLMMLMGLGVVGAVYTNKSEAKPLKMTPIARLVEEQEGILVPADSPFETLDDLVAAWKKDPAGLTVGGGSGNGGPDHLFPMQLADTIGVDPKKVNYISYDGGGPLTTALLGAKIDVGMSGLGEFEDQIKDGKLRVLAVSGEERLDTVDAPTLTESGVDLVFTNWRGVLAPPGISDEQREYLTGLLKKMHTTDEWKEALAANGWTDNFATGQEFEDFLAEQDARVADTLKELGLA from the coding sequence ATGCACCCGAGCCGAGCGAGGCGCCCCTTCGCGGGGCGGACCCTCGTCGCTCTCATCGCCGCGCTCGCGCTCCTCGCCCTGGCCAGTGGCTGCGGCGTCACCCGGGGCTCGGACGACCCGAACAACCGGCGGCTGCGGATGATGATCCCCAACAGCGTCGGGGGCGGCTACGACCTCACCGGTCGCGCCGCCGCGCGGGCGATGCAGGACAACGACCTGACCGGACGCTTCAAGATCACCAACGTCCAGGGCGCGAGCGGCACCGTCGCCATGCAGCGCCTCCTCAACGAGGAGGGCGCGGACGACCTGATGATGCTGATGGGCCTGGGCGTCGTGGGCGCGGTCTACACCAACAAGTCCGAGGCCAAGCCGCTGAAGATGACCCCGATCGCCCGGCTGGTCGAGGAGCAGGAGGGCATCCTCGTGCCCGCCGACTCCCCCTTCGAGACGCTCGACGACCTCGTCGCCGCGTGGAAGAAGGACCCGGCCGGTCTCACCGTCGGCGGCGGCTCCGGCAACGGCGGCCCCGACCACCTCTTCCCGATGCAGCTCGCCGACACCATCGGCGTCGACCCGAAGAAGGTCAACTACATCTCGTACGACGGCGGCGGCCCGCTCACGACCGCGCTCCTCGGCGCCAAGATCGACGTCGGCATGTCCGGCCTGGGCGAGTTCGAGGACCAGATCAAGGACGGCAAGCTGCGCGTCCTCGCGGTCTCCGGCGAGGAGCGGCTCGACACCGTCGACGCCCCGACGCTGACCGAGTCCGGCGTCGACCTCGTCTTCACCAACTGGCGCGGTGTCCTCGCGCCGCCCGGCATCTCCGATGAGCAGCGGGAGTACCTCACCGGGCTGCTCAAGAAGATGCACACCACCGACGAGTGGAAGGAAGCGTTGGCCGCCAACGGCTGGACCGACAACTTCGCCACGGGTCAGGAGTTCGAGGACTTCCTCGCCGAGCAGGACGCCCGCGTCGCCGACACCCTGAAGGAGCTGGGACTGGCATGA
- a CDS encoding alkaline phosphatase family protein — MTSGSRLGRLAAIVPALVLALLLPLLAACSGSPRAAHERPQLAQVAAITDTRVVAISLDGLNPKAITQLGRTRLPNLYRMLAEGAFTLNARAQVEMTVTLPNHTSMVTGRRIDADHGGHGVTWNTDRAGTTVQQAAGHDVSSVFRAVHAAGGRTSLFSTKTKFSLFTRSWPAAVDRTVIREEDDTALTTIFRQDIVANRRSFAFLHLGLADQVGHASGWMSTAYLNAVVRLDQLVGQVLATIRGNTTLRRTTFVILTADHGGTPGTTGHDVATRYDNYRIPFVVWGRGVDHGNLYQLNPTYFRDPGMTRPLFTGVQPIRNGDLANLATRVLGLGPVPGSLWNKAQRLTWHE; from the coding sequence GTGACCTCCGGTAGCCGGCTCGGGCGACTCGCCGCCATCGTCCCCGCCCTCGTCCTCGCGCTCCTCCTGCCCCTCCTCGCGGCCTGCTCCGGCTCGCCGCGGGCGGCGCACGAGCGGCCCCAGCTCGCCCAGGTGGCGGCGATCACCGACACGCGGGTCGTCGCGATCTCGCTCGACGGCCTCAACCCGAAGGCGATCACGCAGCTGGGGCGCACCCGCCTGCCGAACCTCTACCGGATGCTCGCGGAGGGCGCCTTCACCCTGAACGCGCGGGCCCAGGTCGAGATGACGGTGACCCTGCCCAACCACACGAGCATGGTCACCGGACGTCGCATCGACGCGGACCACGGTGGGCACGGCGTCACCTGGAACACCGACCGGGCCGGTACGACGGTCCAGCAGGCCGCCGGCCACGACGTGTCCTCGGTGTTCCGCGCCGTCCACGCCGCCGGCGGGCGCACGTCGCTCTTCTCCACGAAGACGAAGTTCTCGCTCTTCACCCGGTCCTGGCCGGCCGCCGTCGACCGCACCGTCATCCGCGAGGAGGACGACACCGCGCTGACCACGATCTTCCGCCAGGACATCGTCGCCAACCGGCGCTCGTTCGCCTTCCTCCACCTCGGCCTCGCCGACCAGGTCGGCCACGCGAGCGGGTGGATGAGCACCGCCTACCTCAACGCCGTCGTCCGCCTCGACCAGCTCGTCGGGCAGGTCCTCGCGACGATCCGGGGCAACACGACCCTGCGCCGCACGACCTTCGTGATCCTCACCGCCGACCACGGCGGCACACCGGGTACGACGGGCCACGACGTCGCGACGCGCTACGACAACTACCGCATCCCCTTCGTCGTGTGGGGTCGCGGCGTCGACCACGGCAACCTCTACCAGCTGAACCCGACGTACTTCCGCGACCCGGGGATGACCCGTCCGCTGTTCACCGGCGTCCAGCCGATCCGCAACGGCGACCTGGCCAACCTCGCGACCCGGGTGCTCGGCCTCGGGCCGGTGCCGGGCAGCCTGTGGAACAAGGCCCAGCGGCTCACCTGGCACGAGTAG
- the murI gene encoding glutamate racemase has protein sequence MDHPDAGVPLDVDAPIGIFDSGFGGLTVARSVIDQLPHESITYVGDTARQPYGPKPIGEVREYALECLDHLVEQGVKALVIACNSASAAMLRDARERYDVPVVEVIYPATRRAVAASRNNRIGVICTRSTAESMAYDDAFAAAPQISLATRACPRFVDFVEAGVTGGDELIAVAHEYLDPLSELGVDTLILGCTHYPLLTGVISYVMGDEVTLVSSAEECAKDVYRMLADTGLMRPGGDPSYTFATTGSPAEFETIGRRFLGPELVAAGQFAGGLA, from the coding sequence CTGGACCACCCCGACGCTGGCGTCCCCCTCGACGTCGATGCGCCCATCGGGATCTTCGACTCCGGGTTCGGTGGGCTCACCGTCGCGCGGTCCGTGATCGACCAGCTGCCGCACGAGTCGATCACCTACGTCGGCGACACGGCGCGCCAGCCCTACGGCCCCAAGCCGATCGGCGAGGTCCGCGAGTACGCCCTCGAGTGCCTCGACCACCTCGTCGAGCAGGGCGTCAAGGCCCTCGTCATCGCCTGCAACTCCGCGTCGGCCGCGATGCTGCGCGACGCCCGGGAGCGGTACGACGTCCCGGTGGTCGAGGTGATCTACCCCGCCACCCGGCGCGCCGTGGCCGCGAGCCGCAACAACCGGATCGGTGTCATCTGCACGCGCTCCACCGCCGAGTCGATGGCCTACGACGACGCCTTCGCCGCGGCGCCCCAGATCTCCCTCGCGACCCGCGCCTGCCCGCGCTTCGTCGACTTCGTCGAGGCCGGCGTCACCGGTGGTGACGAGCTGATCGCCGTCGCACATGAATACCTCGACCCGCTGAGCGAGCTCGGCGTCGACACCCTGATCCTCGGCTGCACCCACTACCCGCTCCTCACCGGTGTCATCTCCTACGTCATGGGCGACGAGGTGACCCTGGTGAGCAGTGCCGAGGAGTGCGCGAAGGACGTCTACCGGATGCTCGCCGACACCGGCCTGATGCGGCCGGGCGGCGATCCGTCGTACACCTTCGCGACCACGGGCTCCCCGGCGGAGTTCGAGACGATCGGGCGCCGGTTCCTCGGCCCCGAGCTGGTGGCGGCCGGACAGTTCGCAGGGGGACTCGCATGA
- a CDS encoding response regulator, with product MSDVTGVLVVDDDPLVRSALALMLGGQPDIAVVGEAADGRAGVALARELRPDVVLMDIRMPVLDGLAATRLLHAEPRPPRVIVLTTFDADDYVVGALAAGADGFLLKDTPPGEIVAAIRKVADGDPMLSPSVTRTLIERVRTDSGSGRAAEAQRRLERLTERELEVATAVGRGLSNAEIARELHLSVPTVKGHVSRLFEKLETTNRVQIALTIRDAGHPVDGSYSS from the coding sequence ATGAGTGACGTGACCGGGGTCCTCGTCGTCGACGACGACCCGCTGGTGCGCTCGGCGCTGGCGCTGATGCTCGGCGGGCAGCCCGACATCGCGGTGGTGGGTGAGGCGGCCGACGGGCGCGCGGGCGTCGCGCTGGCGCGCGAGCTGCGCCCCGACGTCGTCCTGATGGACATCCGGATGCCGGTGCTCGACGGGCTCGCCGCGACCCGCCTGCTGCACGCCGAGCCGCGCCCGCCGCGGGTCATCGTGCTGACCACCTTCGACGCGGACGACTACGTGGTCGGGGCACTCGCCGCCGGAGCCGACGGGTTCCTGCTGAAGGACACGCCGCCGGGCGAGATCGTCGCCGCGATCCGCAAGGTCGCCGACGGCGACCCGATGCTCTCGCCGTCGGTGACGCGCACGCTCATCGAGCGGGTCCGCACCGACTCCGGCAGCGGCCGGGCCGCCGAGGCGCAGCGCCGGCTGGAGCGGCTCACCGAGCGCGAGCTCGAGGTCGCGACCGCCGTCGGCCGGGGCCTGTCCAACGCGGAGATCGCCCGCGAGCTGCACCTGTCGGTGCCGACGGTGAAGGGCCACGTGTCGCGGCTCTTCGAGAAGCTGGAGACGACCAATCGGGTGCAGATCGCGCTCACCATCCGCGATGCCGGCCACCCGGTCGACGGCAGCTACAGCTCGTAG
- a CDS encoding response regulator, whose amino-acid sequence MSSPDLRVLVVDDDFMVARIHGRFVEQTDGFEVVGTARTGAEALELVDSLHPDLLLLDVHLPDLSGLEVLEQLRGRGQDVAVVMVTAERGAAAVRSALHGGALQYLVKPFEYDDLADRLRRVAVTLASLADEVDQATIDQAFGTGRPVDVPAVLPKGLSPETADLVLEAARGTGEISASEAAEAVGLSRVTARRYLEHFVDTGAAEVRLQYGGTGRPERRYRVVR is encoded by the coding sequence GTGAGCAGCCCCGACCTCCGCGTCCTCGTCGTCGACGACGACTTCATGGTCGCCCGGATCCACGGCCGCTTCGTCGAGCAGACCGACGGCTTCGAGGTCGTCGGCACCGCCCGGACCGGCGCCGAGGCGCTCGAGCTCGTCGACTCCCTGCACCCCGACCTGCTGCTGCTCGACGTGCACCTGCCCGACCTGTCCGGCCTGGAGGTCCTCGAGCAGCTGCGCGGGCGCGGCCAGGACGTCGCCGTCGTGATGGTGACCGCCGAGCGCGGCGCCGCGGCCGTCCGGTCAGCGCTGCACGGCGGCGCGCTGCAGTACCTCGTCAAGCCCTTCGAGTACGACGACCTGGCCGACCGCCTGCGCCGGGTCGCGGTGACCCTGGCCAGCCTGGCCGACGAGGTGGACCAGGCCACGATCGACCAGGCCTTCGGCACGGGCCGGCCGGTCGACGTACCCGCCGTGCTGCCGAAGGGGCTGAGCCCGGAGACCGCGGACCTCGTGCTCGAGGCGGCGCGCGGGACCGGCGAGATCTCGGCGTCGGAGGCCGCCGAGGCGGTCGGCCTGTCGCGGGTCACGGCCCGGCGCTATCTGGAGCACTTCGTCGACACCGGCGCGGCCGAGGTCCGGTTGCAGTACGGGGGGACTGGACGTCCCGAACGGCGGTACCGGGTGGTCAGGTGA
- a CDS encoding MBL fold metallo-hydrolase produces the protein MSEDVAPETTRLRLAAQPDDHQVKVTVVGCSGSYPGPDSPASCYLVQATDALRTWSLVLDMGNGALGVLQRYVDPLQVDAVFISHLHADHCVDMTSYYVLRKYHPTGTQPRIPVWGPKGTAKRLAKAYDLPRKPGMREEFSFRVYDKPITIGPFTVEPFEVDHPVPAYGLRVSAFGKVLAYSGDTGPTAALDSIAADADLFLCEASFRSCDDNPPHLHLTGEEAGEVATRAGVKRLVVTHVPPWHDAQTMLAEANKTYDGPTELAAMGAVYEL, from the coding sequence ATGAGTGAAGACGTGGCACCGGAGACGACCCGGCTCCGGCTCGCGGCCCAGCCCGACGACCACCAGGTCAAGGTGACCGTCGTCGGCTGCTCGGGCTCCTACCCGGGCCCGGACTCGCCCGCGAGCTGCTACCTGGTCCAGGCGACCGACGCGCTGCGCACCTGGAGCCTGGTGCTCGACATGGGCAACGGGGCGCTCGGCGTGCTGCAGCGCTATGTCGACCCGCTGCAGGTCGATGCCGTCTTCATCAGCCACCTGCACGCCGACCACTGCGTCGACATGACCAGCTACTACGTCCTGCGCAAGTACCACCCCACCGGCACCCAGCCGCGGATCCCCGTCTGGGGCCCGAAGGGCACCGCGAAGCGGCTCGCGAAGGCCTACGACCTGCCGCGCAAGCCGGGCATGCGCGAGGAGTTCTCCTTCCGGGTCTACGACAAGCCGATCACGATCGGCCCGTTCACCGTCGAGCCGTTCGAGGTCGACCACCCGGTCCCGGCGTACGGCCTGCGCGTCAGCGCCTTCGGCAAGGTGCTCGCCTACAGCGGCGACACCGGTCCGACCGCCGCGCTCGACTCGATCGCGGCGGACGCCGACCTCTTCCTGTGCGAGGCGTCCTTCCGCTCCTGCGACGACAACCCGCCCCACCTGCACCTCACCGGCGAGGAGGCCGGCGAGGTCGCGACCAGGGCCGGCGTCAAGCGCCTCGTCGTCACCCACGTGCCGCCGTGGCACGACGCGCAGACGATGCTCGCCGAGGCCAACAAGACCTACGACGGCCCGACCGAGCTCGCCGCGATGGGCGCCGTCTACGAGCTGTAG
- a CDS encoding MoaD/ThiS family protein produces MAIEVRIPTILRTYTGGEKAVDADGATLSALIDSLDANHPGIKDRLVEDKGNGVELRRFVNVYINDEDVRFIGSLGAELSDGDQVVILPAVAGGAR; encoded by the coding sequence ATGGCCATCGAGGTCCGGATCCCGACCATCCTGCGCACCTACACCGGCGGCGAGAAGGCCGTCGACGCCGACGGCGCGACGCTGAGCGCCCTCATCGACTCCCTCGACGCCAACCACCCCGGCATCAAGGACCGCCTGGTGGAGGACAAGGGCAACGGCGTCGAGCTGCGCCGCTTCGTCAACGTCTACATCAACGACGAGGACGTCCGCTTCATCGGCAGCCTCGGGGCCGAGCTGTCCGACGGCGACCAGGTCGTCATCCTGCCGGCCGTCGCCGGCGGCGCCCGCTGA
- a CDS encoding sensor histidine kinase produces the protein MVARLLRWRSGELTLAAKVLLLQLVVIVVLLVAVGVLSIRQSNADFAEERGDQMASVAEYVAVQDLVRTRLEEVRDGAERWQVAADLTSYAERGVRLSGATDVLVLGPDGTVLAATDASRVGERADLGGGEVRNGRSGTADVEPGGERRVAAYAPVISDARGDNGAVGAVVAEVAYPSVADQLSEAAPELGLFLGLGAVLGLAGTWVVSRVVRRSTRGLGTTELANLADQREALLHAIREGVVGVGTDGRVTVMNDAARATLGLEDAPDPVGRRVDALGLDPHVVALLTGEGGADARDALALVGHRVVVFNRGRASTGGRGIGTVTTLRDRTELVSLQSQLSSNLSITDTLRAQTHEFDNRLHTISGLVQLGEYDEVATLVGTLTRHRAEVGEHVAKRLADPAVAALVVAKHAVAEERGVTLELDPGSRLPALAPDLAADLTTVVGNLVDNAVDASAGGAEPAVELWIHADDDAVHVRVRDNGPGVPADLRDAVFVRGWSTKGEVLGGRGIGLPLVRLICTQRGGEVVVDDAEADGGGGAEFRVVLPVGGAVRQDGRP, from the coding sequence GTGGTCGCGCGCCTCCTGAGGTGGCGGAGCGGCGAGCTGACGCTCGCCGCCAAGGTCCTCCTGCTCCAGCTCGTCGTGATCGTGGTGCTCCTCGTCGCGGTCGGCGTGCTGAGCATCCGCCAGTCCAACGCCGACTTCGCCGAGGAGCGCGGCGACCAGATGGCCTCGGTCGCCGAGTACGTCGCCGTGCAGGACCTCGTGCGGACCCGGCTCGAGGAGGTGCGCGACGGCGCGGAGCGCTGGCAGGTGGCGGCCGACCTGACGTCGTACGCCGAGCGGGGGGTGCGCCTGTCGGGCGCCACCGACGTGCTGGTCCTCGGTCCGGACGGCACCGTCCTCGCCGCGACCGACGCGAGCCGCGTGGGGGAGCGGGCCGACCTCGGTGGGGGCGAGGTGCGCAACGGTCGCAGCGGCACGGCCGACGTCGAGCCGGGCGGCGAGCGCCGGGTGGCGGCATACGCCCCGGTCATCTCGGACGCCCGCGGCGACAACGGCGCGGTGGGTGCGGTCGTCGCCGAGGTGGCCTACCCGTCCGTGGCCGACCAGCTCTCCGAGGCGGCCCCGGAGCTGGGGCTGTTCCTGGGGCTCGGCGCGGTGCTCGGCCTCGCCGGCACGTGGGTCGTCTCCCGCGTCGTACGACGCTCGACGCGGGGCCTCGGCACGACGGAGCTCGCCAACCTGGCCGACCAGCGCGAGGCGCTCCTGCACGCGATCCGCGAGGGTGTCGTGGGGGTCGGCACCGACGGCCGGGTCACGGTCATGAACGACGCCGCCCGCGCCACGCTGGGCCTCGAGGACGCCCCCGACCCGGTCGGCCGGCGCGTCGACGCGCTCGGTCTCGACCCCCACGTGGTCGCGCTCCTGACCGGCGAGGGCGGTGCGGACGCTCGTGACGCGCTGGCCCTCGTCGGCCACCGGGTCGTCGTCTTCAACAGGGGGAGGGCCTCGACCGGCGGGCGCGGCATCGGCACGGTCACCACCCTGCGCGACCGCACCGAGCTGGTCTCGCTGCAGAGCCAGCTGAGCTCCAACCTGTCGATCACCGACACGCTGCGCGCGCAGACCCACGAGTTCGACAACCGGCTCCACACGATCTCCGGGCTGGTCCAGCTCGGTGAGTACGACGAGGTGGCGACCCTGGTCGGCACCCTCACCCGGCACCGGGCGGAGGTGGGGGAGCACGTCGCGAAGCGCCTCGCCGACCCCGCCGTCGCCGCGCTCGTCGTCGCCAAGCACGCGGTCGCCGAGGAGCGCGGCGTCACCCTCGAGCTCGACCCCGGGTCCCGCCTGCCCGCGCTCGCGCCCGACCTCGCCGCCGACCTGACGACCGTCGTCGGCAACCTCGTCGACAACGCCGTCGACGCGTCGGCCGGCGGGGCCGAGCCGGCCGTGGAGCTGTGGATCCACGCCGACGACGACGCCGTCCACGTCCGGGTCCGCGACAACGGCCCGGGCGTCCCGGCCGACCTGCGCGACGCGGTGTTCGTGCGCGGCTGGTCGACGAAGGGGGAGGTGCTCGGCGGGCGCGGGATCGGCCTGCCGCTCGTCCGGCTGATCTGCACCCAGCGCGGTGGCGAGGTCGTCGTCGACGACGCGGAGGCGGACGGCGGCGGGGGCGCCGAGTTCCGGGTGGTGCTGCCCGTCGGCGGCGCGGTCCGTCAGGATGGGCGACCGTGA
- a CDS encoding PLP-dependent cysteine synthase family protein, translated as MRYDSLLTSVGSTPLVGLPRLSAPFNSPGAPEVRIWAKLEDRNPTGSIKDRPALKMIEEAEKDGTLRPGCTILEPTSGNTGISIAMAAKLKGYRTVFVMPENTSEERRQLLRMWGAEIVSSPAAGGSNEAVRVAKQIAAEHPDWVMLYQYGNAANALAHEEGTGPEILADLPSITHFVAGLGTTGTLMGVSRFFRGAKPEVRIVAAEPRYGELVYGLRNLDEGFVPELYDAELIDSRFSVGPRDAVRRVRELLELEGIFAGISTGAILHAALGQAAKAVKAGESADIAFVVADGGWKYLSTGAYEGTIDEAEDRLEGQLWA; from the coding sequence GTGCGCTACGACAGTCTCCTGACCTCGGTCGGCAGCACGCCGCTCGTGGGGCTGCCGCGACTGTCGGCACCGTTCAACTCCCCGGGCGCACCGGAGGTGCGGATCTGGGCCAAGCTCGAGGACCGCAACCCGACCGGCTCGATCAAGGACCGCCCCGCCCTGAAGATGATCGAGGAGGCGGAGAAGGACGGCACGCTCCGTCCCGGCTGCACGATCCTCGAGCCGACGTCCGGCAACACCGGCATCTCGATCGCGATGGCGGCCAAGCTCAAGGGCTACCGCACGGTCTTCGTGATGCCCGAGAACACCTCCGAGGAGCGGCGTCAGCTGCTGCGGATGTGGGGCGCCGAGATCGTCTCCTCGCCCGCAGCCGGCGGCTCCAACGAGGCCGTGCGCGTCGCGAAGCAGATCGCCGCCGAGCACCCGGACTGGGTGATGCTCTACCAGTACGGCAACGCGGCCAACGCGCTCGCGCACGAGGAGGGCACCGGGCCCGAGATCCTCGCCGACCTGCCGTCGATCACCCACTTCGTCGCGGGCCTGGGCACGACCGGCACGCTGATGGGAGTGTCCCGCTTCTTCCGCGGCGCGAAGCCGGAGGTGCGCATCGTCGCCGCCGAGCCGCGCTACGGCGAGCTCGTCTACGGCCTGCGCAACCTCGACGAGGGCTTCGTGCCCGAGCTGTACGACGCCGAGCTGATCGACAGCCGCTTCTCGGTCGGCCCCCGCGACGCCGTACGCCGCGTCCGCGAGCTGCTCGAGCTCGAGGGCATCTTCGCCGGCATCTCGACGGGCGCGATCCTGCACGCGGCGCTGGGCCAGGCCGCCAAGGCGGTCAAGGCCGGCGAGTCCGCCGACATCGCCTTCGTGGTCGCCGACGGTGGCTGGAAGTACCTCTCCACCGGCGCCTACGAGGGCACCATCGACGAGGCCGAGGACCGGCTCGAGGGCCAGCTCTGGGCCTGA
- a CDS encoding Mov34/MPN/PAD-1 family protein has protein sequence MLRIGQATYDALVEHAKRDHPVEACGMVVGPIGSDRPERHIEMVNAAGSPTFYEYDSTDLLQLYKEMDDRDEEPVVIYHSHSATEAYPSVTDINLAGEPGAHYVLVSTREHGNNPGPVEFRSYRIIDGVVTEEEVTVIPEESS, from the coding sequence GTGTTGCGGATCGGTCAGGCGACGTACGACGCCCTCGTGGAGCACGCCAAGCGGGACCACCCGGTGGAGGCGTGCGGCATGGTCGTGGGGCCGATCGGCAGCGACCGGCCCGAGCGGCACATCGAGATGGTGAACGCCGCGGGCAGCCCGACGTTCTACGAGTACGACTCGACGGACCTCCTCCAGCTCTACAAGGAGATGGACGACCGCGACGAGGAGCCGGTGGTGATCTACCACTCGCACTCCGCGACCGAGGCCTATCCGAGCGTCACCGACATCAACCTCGCCGGCGAGCCGGGCGCGCACTACGTGCTCGTCAGCACGCGTGAGCACGGGAATAACCCGGGCCCGGTGGAGTTCAGGTCCTACAGAATCATCGACGGCGTCGTGACCGAGGAAGAGGTCACCGTCATCCCAGAGGAGAGCAGCTGA